The Micropterus dolomieu isolate WLL.071019.BEF.003 ecotype Adirondacks unplaced genomic scaffold, ASM2129224v1 contig_10032, whole genome shotgun sequence DNA window TAGGTTAGTATGTGATTTCAAAGATATACTCTGTCATTTATGGTTATAGATAGCTCGCTCCACCATGACATTCACttactgtttctctctgttatagaagagaggaagagatggaatCAAACGTCACCGCTGTGAGCACTGTGACAGATCCTTCACAACATCTGGATATTTGAAGATTCATCTGAGacttcacactggagagaaaccgtacagctgtgaccagtgtgggaaaactttcactgcATCAGGTGCCCTAAAAAaacaccaacgtgttcacactggagagaaaccacacaggtgtgaacagtgtggaaaaacttttgcTGCACTAGATAACCTAAAAACCCACCaccgtgttcacactggagagaaaccgtactggtgtgaacagtgtggaaaaacttttgcTGCATCAGGTCAACTAAAAACCCACCAACGTGTTCATAATGAAAAGAGAccatactggtgtgaacagtgtggaaaaactttcactcaatcaGGTCACTTAAAAATCCACCaccgtgttcacactggagagaaaccgtattGGTGTgagcagtgtggaaaaactttcttTAAATCAGGTgccctaaaaatccaccaacgtgt harbors:
- the LOC123965529 gene encoding zinc finger protein 239-like, with amino-acid sequence KRGRDGIKRHRCEHCDRSFTTSGYLKIHLRLHTGEKPYSCDQCGKTFTASGALKKHQRVHTGEKPHRCEQCGKTFAALDNLKTHHRVHTGEKPYWCEQCGKTFAASGQLKTHQRVHNEKRPYWCEQCGKTFTQSGHLKIHHRVHTGEKPYWCEQCGKTFFKSGALKIHQRVHTGEKPYWCEQCGKTFSKSGDLKIHRRVHTGEKPYSCGQCGNSYTNRRTLRRHKCIHKASV